tgttggaattgattaagagggaacaggaattgaccccataCCCTGGTACTGTTGCTATTAATGTATAGCGTATTATTAATGTGCAGGGTTTGCTGTTAACTGTAAGTGAACATGTGTTTTcatcctttttttctttgttgggaCAATTAGTTACTTGATTCCCCCCAGCTTGGGTTGTTATAATCGATGGGGCAGCAGTGCACGTTTCACAATCCAtgaaaacaaatggaaataaCACTTTGCAGTCGTGATAGCAAGAAACGCACACGTGCAGCGAAGCCTGATTCATGCAAAGACACGATCAGAAATACCCTGGTCCTCCAGCATGCATTCGGGTGAATAAACCCTGCCTCAGAAAAGCTGTGCTTGGCAGTTTTCAGAAAGGTTTCCGTTGAGAGCGCTGGGGCTGCAGTGGCTGAGCTGGTGCTCGTTCCCCTTGCAAGGGTGGGAGGTGTGGACCAGCAGTTCTGAGAAGCAGGGAGGATGTGGGAGAGCTTGTCATCTTGCTCCACACCGTCATGGAAACAAACTGCCTTCAGAGCAGAACGGTGTGCTGACTAGGGTAGGGGCTTGTTAAACAGACTGCCCCATATTCTacaaacaatgtatttttattatttacatacatgAATCTACCAGATGTAAAGTCAAGGGTTTTCTTGCTGTAGTATCAGTAAATGCTGACCTATAGCTTTTGTGAAAGCTGTGCCTCGTACGTGAAGTATTCCTGACTAAAATGAATTCCTGCACACGGGAGCTCACCACGTCAGTCGCTGTGATTGTAGCGAGCCGCTCCAGCAGCAAGTCATTGGAGAGGGCGGGCTCTGGGATCTCAAGCCCTCGAATCGCAGCTGCAACGCTGCCCGACGCGATCATGGAGGGCGGGCACATCCAGAACTTCAAATCTGGAAACGAGAACCCGTTACAATGTGGAGCCCCGAATGTGTTCAGAAAAGAAATCCACTTAACACGTTCTTTTTGTATTTCATATTTCAAATTTGACAGTAGTTAATGCATTGGTGCTGCACTGTACAATATAACAGGACACTGAAATGTAAAAACCCATGTAGATCTCCATAATGCAGAAAGTAACAGATCTGTAAGATaggaattttgcctacaagtgacagccaaaaatgaaatgtttcctGTGAAAGTTGTTACAGCTTTAACGGCACTACTGCAGGAGGTATATTTACAGGAAAACTGCTCCAGATTCTTTTTCCACGTGTATCTCGTGAAGTACAGCAGACCAACTTGCCCATATTTACACAAATCATCTCTGAATGATTCTCACATCTCATACTGCTAAACAAGGCTGAAGTCAGGGTGAAGTGATTTTTCGTTTACTACTTGCAGGGGTTGGGGTCAGTTCctatttttcaattccaatttctttttaaaatcaattcccattccttcaaaggaattgatGTGCGAGACCTTTTTGCGATTTTTCAGGTGTTTTCATTTGGAGCACCAATTGACTAACACTGAGTTCAATTGAAATAATgcgttgccactgtgagaagctcattttaacagaatactgctaattgtaatcttgatcaatgatgtgttggaatggaTTCAAAGGGAataggaattgaaaaacaggaactgactCCACCCCTGAGCACTGGCACGGGTAGTCGTTTTTGCATGTTTCATTTTTGTATGGCTTTAACTGCACTGTAACATGCATGGCTGTCCCTGCTTGGTTGTGGGGCGAGGCCCAGCTGCTGCAGTACCTATGGCACACATGGCAATGAAGACGTGGGCATGCTTGTGGACCAGGGCCAGGCTGGCGCTGGGCATGGGGGGCAGCCTCTGAAGAATGAGTTCCAGGAAGTCGCTAGCCACCACGGACGCCAGGTCCCACTTCAGCTTCCCAGCGACCACCAGCTCCCAGTCCTGTGAACAGAACCACAGCATTACATCCACTGGGACATGAAGGAATAGGCGCAACCCAGCACAAAGCACAGCATGCAGCTCGGCACAGCCGCTATCTAGTTACATGCAGTGCAGCAGGGTCCTCCAGGTTTCAAAGCAATTAACTGTCCTGATGGGAGGTTTGCAAGCCTCAATTCCAATAACGGCCTGCCAATTACATTCCAAGGACGCTTTagaaaggattttctttttttgaatcGCTGTCTAACTGGTAGCTACTACAAGGACCTAAGAACTTACATGAAAATCGGGTAGTTGTTtgcttgtatgtgtttttacAGTAATTCAGGTCCATGCTATCCGGGCTGAGGATCAGATGCAGGATGGAAATCAGaacccgttgcacagcagtttgatgcATTTCTGGTTTTGTTAGGAGTTTAAtcagacgcacctgagcttgttacctacacactgtggctaatcaagctcgtagtaaaacctggaatgcgtGAATCTGtcatgcaacaggagtcttatttccatcactggtcAGATGGTCTGGTTTTACTGTAGCTGGACCACTGGACAGAAATTGAGAGGAAGCAACAGGGACCCTGAGTTCTATAGagctgtattttaaatacatgcttTTCTGCCAAATTaacaaaaagcacagcaaagaagCAAAGGATATTCAACAGAAGGACTCTGGAGATAATGTTGTCACTGTGTGCGTTTGGTGATATTCACAGCGCATTTACTGCAAGACAGCGCGGTCCCAGGAGCACCCTTACCAGCAGCTCGCGCACAGAGACCGCGCTGTCCGAGTAGATGGAGAGTTTCTCTGCGGTCAGGGGGACTGTCTCGCGGAGTTTGGAGGCCAGGAACATGCAGACGGTCCCCAGCAGCTGCAGGTGCTCCTTCCCCACAGGTGTGCAACACAGGTACCTATCCAGGTAATCCATGGCCACCGGAAACACCTCCTCCTCGCATTTCTGATCCTCACACACCTGAGGAGACACAGCGGTTGGAATTGCGGACAGCTTCCCCATGACATGCATTTACTTTGGAGCGGGGAGTTTGCACAGTGGAAAATATAGGCCACTGTAACTGACAATGCCTGGTTGAGGGATTACAGGAGCGCTTTTTTATAAATtggctaaactttttttttttttctccctgtttTATTTGTGATGTATTTTAGGTTGGACAAAAGTAGTTCCTTAAGAAGAAGTTCTCATTTTCCCCTTTGATTTCCTTGAGGTGTGTAGGGATATGACGTCCTGCTTCTGGTGATAAACTCTGCTTGTTAAGGATTACAGCCAGTTGTTTATTTTTGCCAATCAGCTTGCATGCATTTCAAGCCactgaaatacaattaaatacgtTATTGCTGTCTGCAGGCCACCATAGTTTAGCAATGGCTCTTGtcttatttaaaagcacatacTGCCCTTTCTAATTGGTAGATCCAGTATAATACAGGACTTTTCCACGTAGTCATCTCTAAAGAGCTCGCTTGGTACAATATTATAATATGTAATATTGCAAAACGGTGTTATATAAGTATTGtcatttcacaataaaaataaaactacattcaACAACTACCTGTAGATGGCAGACTGACTTTTTTAATATCTAGTTTTACACATCGGACTTGATAACTATGAATTAAATATTAAACTGTATTAATATAAATTACTCATTTAAATCGAGCTgtagtatataaaaaataaacactgaaacgcTATGAAAAGTAACCGTTgatcaattaaaaagaaatattgcATACATTACATATTCAAAACGGCATGTTT
The sequence above is drawn from the Acipenser ruthenus chromosome 29, fAciRut3.2 maternal haplotype, whole genome shotgun sequence genome and encodes:
- the LOC131702178 gene encoding G1/S-specific cyclin-D2-like — its product is MVMELLCLEDSCFSQPRHPAGGSRTVPVLRAKSDPTLLEDERVLRNLLSLEEKLPRRPACFGSVQREIQPGMRRLLALWMIQVCEDQKCEEEVFPVAMDYLDRYLCCTPVGKEHLQLLGTVCMFLASKLRETVPLTAEKLSIYSDSAVSVRELLDWELVVAGKLKWDLASVVASDFLELILQRLPPMPSASLALVHKHAHVFIAMCAIDLKFWMCPPSMIASGSVAAAIRGLEIPEPALSNDLLLERLATITATDVDCLRSCLEQIENALQYNLPKEGSLSESPEQSTPRTPTDLWDVLLSPSPAKELEAGEDSVPTA